The following DNA comes from Chryseobacterium gallinarum.
CCTTTTCTTTAACCAGATGGTAGATCATCTGCAGGTTTTTAATGTCTTCGGGAGTGAAATAACGATTGCCCTTCCTGTTTTTTTTAGGCTTAATGATAGGGAATTCCTGTTCCCAATACCGTATTAATGAAGTGTTTACATCGAAGGCTTTCGCAACTTCCCCAATAGAATAATACAGTTTGTCAGGTAAATTTATTTTCATTTTACAACTCCTAAAATTCAAAGATAAAAATTTTTTAAAGATCCATCCAAATATATGATCGAATCT
Coding sequences within:
- a CDS encoding MerR family transcriptional regulator, with the protein product MKINLPDKLYYSIGEVAKAFDVNTSLIRYWEQEFPIIKPKKNRKGNRYFTPEDIKNLQMIYHLVKEKGYTLDGARVALTTNSKISETITLIDRLEFVKAELIKLKESLGEREAE